A genome region from Oncorhynchus masou masou isolate Uvic2021 chromosome 14, UVic_Omas_1.1, whole genome shotgun sequence includes the following:
- the mchr1b gene encoding melanin-concentrating hormone receptor 1: MPSIFGVICFFGIIGNCIVIYTIVKKTKFRAQQTVPDIFIFSLSLVDLLFLLGMPFLIHQLLGNGSWCFGDIMCTVITALDSNSQIVSTYILTVMTLDRYLAMVHPIRFNHVRTPCVAGAAVGLVWVLSLVSITPFWMYAGLMPRGDGSVGCALLLPNPATATYWFTLYQFVMAFALPLVIICVVFFKILQNMSATVAPLPQRSLRVRTRKVTRMAVAICLAFFICWAPYYILQLAHLGVQRPSFAFLYVYNIAISMGYANSCVNPYLYILLSETFKRQVIVAIRPNNRVFGLNSVMADGSVCLRLAPECNHQSQSSRDLLVHNMLPVTVAVH; this comes from the coding sequence ATGCCCAGTATTTTCGGTGTCATCTGTTTCTTTGGGATTATTGGAAACTGCATTGTCATCTACACCATTGTGAAGAAGACCAAGTTCCGAGCCCAGCAGACAGTGCCGGACATCTTCATCTTCAGCTTGTCTTTAGtggacctcctcttcctcctgggcATGCCCTTCCTCATCCACCAGCTCCTGGGCAACGGTTCCTGGTGCTTTGGTGACATCATGTGCACGGTCATAACCGCCTTGGACTCCAACAGCCAGATAGTGAGCACCTACATCCTCACTGTCATGACTCTGGACCGCTACCTGGCCATGGTCCATCCCATCCGCTTCAACCATGTGCGCACACCCTGCGTGGCGGGGGCTGCGGTGGGTTTGGTGTGGGTGCTCTCCCTGGTCTCCATCACTCCCTTTTGGATGTATGCTGGCCTTATGCCCCGAGGGGATGGCTCAGTGGGCTGTGCCCTCCTGTTGCCCAATCCAGCCACTGCCACCTactggtttactctctaccagTTTGTGATGGCCTTCGCCCTGCCTCTGGTCATCATCTGCGTGGTGTTCTTCAAGATCCTTCAGAACATGTCTGCCACAGTGGCCCCCCTGCCCCAGCGCAGCTTGAGAGTACGTACACGTAAGGTGACCCGTATGGCTgtggctatatgcctggcctTCTTCATCTGCTGGGCTCCGTACTACATCCTGCAGCTGGCCCACCTGGGGGTTCAGAGGCCCAGCTTTGCCTTCCTCTATGTCTACAACATTGCCATCAGCATGGGTTACGCTAACAGCTGCGTCAACCCATACCTCTACATTTTGCTGAGTGAGACCTTTAAGAGGCAGGTCATTGTGGCCATCCGGCCGAACAATCGGGTCTTCGGGTTGAACTCTGTCATGGCTGACGGTAGTGTGTGTCTGAGACTGGCCCCAGAGTGTAATCATCAGTCTCAGTCCTCCAGAGACCTACTAGTACACAACATGCTGCCTGTCACTGTGGCTGTGCACTGA